The following DNA comes from Caretta caretta isolate rCarCar2 chromosome 10, rCarCar1.hap1, whole genome shotgun sequence.
TTGGTTAGCCAGCATATGAGGAGATATTTGACTTGTATCACGGATggagctctcattgacttcaatgggagctgggcagaATCCTTTATGGGCCCCAGGGAACACAAAGGGTGGGATTAGATTTCTTAGTGCATCTAAACCCTGgtgcatggggttggggtggtaCAGGAGTGCATTGTCTTCTGGGCTTCTAAAATTGCTTTTGGACATGTGAGTCTCATTGAAAATGTGTTCTAAAGGGAATCACATGTAAACAGTGATGGCAGCATGAGATTTTCTTGGAGTCCCCAGGTGTTTATAATATCAGGTGGCAGGAGACAGCTAATGCACAATTTGCCTCATATAAGGGGATCTAGAAGGCATGAATCCAGAGAGAAGGCAGAGTGCTGGTGCagcaatgggggagaggggatggggctaCTAGGGGAAAGGCAGGACAAAAGAGAGACCAGACAGTGCCAGAAGCTGTTGCAGGTAGCACAACATCTGACAAAGTCCTGTGACAACTAACTGTGATTTAATGGTTGAAAATGTCATTCAAACTTTGAAATATGTGAGTTTTGCCCACTGCCAGGCATAGTGAAGGCAAGTGATCTTAAAAACTTTGGGCTAGATCCTCGGTGTAAATGGGTATCATGCCATTGAATGAAATGGAGCTGCACCGATTTATACCAGATGAGGGTCTGGACTGATTCTCAGGGCTGATGCACAATGCCCTCCCCTGTTAGCATCCCACCCCACAGCTCTACGAATGCACCCTCCTTTCTGACTGCTGGTCCCCTGCATACAGCTCTGCCAATCCATCTCAATTCTATCCACACCATTTCCCCAGGCCAGAGACACTCTGGTAAGACAGAAACTCTTTTGAAATGCAAGCCACGTTTGAAGTGAGGTCTGCCGTGGCCAAAGGCCTGTTGCATGACCCCACAGCGGGCACCAGCCTACACCTCAGGGTGCAGCCAGCTTCGGAAGTAGGCAGAATCCAACCCTACCAGAGTAACATTGATACCAAACTGCCTCTTGGCTCCCAGGTTTGATGAGCACACCTGCCCCAACTGAATACTACACAGAGAAGGTGCATCCGCAGGGGGAACCCTACGCACCGGCTTATTCCTTGGCTGACCGCACTCGTTACCGTGAAAATGATCCCAACCCAGCTCCCAATGCCTATACCCTCCCAGGGATGCTGGGACCTAGACTTCCCATCAAGCCATCTGCCCCCTGCTACAGCATGGCCTCCAAAATGGACATATGGAGCAACGCCAAGGAGCTGGCGAGAGTCCCTGGCCCAGCATCCTTTGTTGTGCCTGAACCGAATGTCTACTTGCACCGGCAACCTGCCTACAGCATGTGGAGAAAGTACAACTTCGTAAGGGACTCTACTCCAGGGCCGGCGGACTACAAGACCAGCCGTGTCACCATCACCAAGCCGAGGGCCCCGGATTTCAGCCTGGGGATCCGTCACTCCGAGTACCTCACCCCCCTGGTTATTGATGTTATGGAGTGAGCCAGGCCACTACTCTGGGCTGTGGTCTTTTCTTTCCCTGAGGCTCCAAGCTGGGCCGTGACTATGTGACACCAGCATATCACTGCATGTTAGTCCTAGTAGGTACAGCGCACttgaggcctgattcaaagccctgaaaagtcaatggaaagactgctgTTTATTTCAGTGGGCTATGGATCTGGCTCTTGGCTTGAGACTTTCTGACTTCTATCAGTGAGGTTCACAGCGTGATATGACTGCACTTGCCCAATGCTACCCCCTGCGACCCCCACGCTACCCCCACGGCTGGTCTTGTAGTCCCCCTCACGTCACTGAATGGGTCgctcctttgttttatttttaaaataaatcaataaagcCTGTTTATTTTTAGCCTGGTTTTAGGGTGTATCGGGTGAGGAGTTTAGCTGTGATGTTCCAGTATTATCGGGGTTTCCAGCCCCTCCCAGGCGCGGCATTGGTCAAATAAGGACACCCGTTGTTAAAGCCAGATAAATATTGATCGATGTATTTTTAAAGGAGCTGGTTCCCGACAAGCTCTGAGCAGAGAGCTGCTGTGTGACCAAAGGATCCCCTGTGGGCAGGGCACGCACATGCTCTCTGGGTGGTTAGGTGGCACACAGGAGACTGTGTTTTGCACATCATGGGCTCTGTTCTCCCCTGTGTTCCAGCTTTGCTCAGAGGGGCCCTGTCAGGGAGAcagttacagctccctgattcaGCAGCTACGGGGGCCACTTTGACTTATGCCCCTGAGGGACCATATGCCAGTGGAGAATTGGCATATCAGAGCCACTGTCAGCCTGCTCCCaacctgtctccctccctggcatGTCCcatgctggggtggaggggcagctATTGCAGGagctgctctgccagctccccgGCTTTATGCCTGCCGGGCATTTCCCCAGCACAAGGAGAATCCTCTGCTGGCCATTTCTGGCTGGAGACCATCCTCTTGGCTCCCCCAAGCAGTGATGCTGCACAGCACAGAATGCGCCCTGAGTCAGTCATGTCCTGGACCCTACTGCAGGAGCCTCTGGCTGGTTTTCTGAT
Coding sequences within:
- the CIMAP1C gene encoding protein CIMAP1C, whose translation is MAGVTAGDGRYTDSPRPPPRQMSKSKGPSRAGNYGPSTCRTSGTAPGGVKQYPPISAKIKGPGAGKYGRQPCTGIRNHDFTMFAEPAYTMRIKHTEKILADTVSPGAFFIDPHLSRFGWWKPSSFCIQNREKSLSLMSTPAPTEYYTEKVHPQGEPYAPAYSLADRTRYRENDPNPAPNAYTLPGMLGPRLPIKPSAPCYSMASKMDIWSNAKELARVPGPASFVVPEPNVYLHRQPAYSMWRKYNFVRDSTPGPADYKTSRVTITKPRAPDFSLGIRHSEYLTPLVIDVME